One genomic window of Trichlorobacter lovleyi includes the following:
- a CDS encoding putative bifunctional diguanylate cyclase/phosphodiesterase, with the protein MNSVESRSILIIDDDDALRRSIVGYLEDTGFEVHQASNGYEGIRKFEELLPNLVLTDLMMPELDGLGVVNAIRQHSPDTPIVVISGNGSVGYAIETMRQGAWDYITKPIHDFSVLEQVISTVTARSEEARASRKRLEELERSVDAQTAQLQDADLRDPLTGLPTRNHLQELFAQAVKRSDFPGSLFVMLLDLDNLKSVNKTLGHACGDRVLVETANRLLELQTENRVVGRLGADQFIIMVVDCHEVHGCITAVRQLLAIPYTTGPDELFVTGCIGIAVFPHDGESLDGLLQNANAALSQAKQLGTNKYAFYSRDLGERLRERMARESGLHRALERDEFFLEYQPKIDVQTGMVCGMEALLRWQPTTQGSLVAPSEFIPILEETGMIVEVGNWVLETACRQHLLWQQQGMPPLILSVNISAVQFHAGNLPETIAALIQQTGIAPDCLCLELTESIVMQDIEQTVATLHRLREQGIKLSIDDFGTGYSSLNYLQRMPLTELKIDRSFVMNLPQDTSAIAIVDSVLTLSKSLNLTVVAEGVETPQQAAFLTARQCHQLQGYLFSRPLDPAAFEAFVDFSCKTVR; encoded by the coding sequence TGCACCAGGCCAGCAACGGCTATGAAGGGATCAGGAAGTTTGAAGAGCTGCTGCCCAACCTGGTGCTGACCGACCTGATGATGCCGGAGCTGGACGGCCTGGGAGTGGTCAACGCCATCCGGCAGCACTCACCGGATACGCCGATTGTCGTTATCTCCGGCAACGGCTCGGTGGGCTATGCCATCGAAACCATGCGGCAGGGGGCCTGGGATTATATCACCAAGCCGATCCATGATTTTTCCGTGCTTGAACAGGTCATCAGCACGGTGACAGCCCGTTCGGAAGAGGCCCGTGCAAGCCGCAAGCGGCTTGAAGAGCTGGAAAGGTCCGTAGACGCACAGACCGCCCAGTTGCAGGATGCCGACCTGCGTGACCCCCTGACCGGCCTGCCCACCAGAAACCACCTCCAGGAGCTGTTTGCCCAGGCTGTCAAACGGAGTGACTTCCCCGGCAGCCTGTTTGTCATGCTGCTCGATCTTGACAACCTGAAGTCGGTCAACAAGACTCTGGGGCACGCCTGCGGCGACCGTGTACTGGTGGAAACCGCCAACCGTCTGTTGGAGCTTCAGACCGAGAACCGGGTGGTGGGCAGACTGGGGGCAGACCAGTTCATCATCATGGTGGTTGACTGCCACGAGGTACATGGCTGCATCACGGCAGTGCGGCAACTGCTTGCCATTCCCTACACCACAGGACCGGATGAGCTGTTTGTCACCGGCTGTATCGGCATCGCCGTCTTCCCCCATGATGGTGAATCGCTGGACGGACTGCTGCAAAACGCCAATGCAGCCCTTTCCCAGGCCAAGCAGCTGGGCACCAACAAGTATGCATTCTACTCCAGGGATCTGGGAGAACGGCTCAGGGAGCGGATGGCACGGGAGTCCGGGCTGCACCGGGCCCTGGAACGCGACGAGTTCTTCCTGGAATATCAACCCAAGATTGATGTGCAAACCGGCATGGTCTGCGGCATGGAGGCGTTGCTGCGCTGGCAGCCGACCACGCAGGGCAGCCTGGTTGCCCCGTCCGAATTCATTCCGATCCTTGAAGAGACCGGCATGATCGTCGAGGTGGGCAACTGGGTGCTGGAAACCGCCTGCAGGCAGCACCTGCTCTGGCAGCAGCAGGGGATGCCCCCGCTCATCCTGTCGGTCAACATCTCGGCAGTACAGTTCCATGCCGGCAACCTGCCGGAGACGATTGCCGCGCTGATTCAGCAGACCGGCATAGCCCCTGACTGCCTCTGCCTTGAACTGACCGAAAGCATTGTCATGCAGGATATCGAGCAGACCGTTGCCACCCTGCACCGGCTGCGGGAACAGGGGATCAAGCTCTCGATTGACGACTTCGGCACCGGCTACTCTTCACTGAACTACCTGCAACGGATGCCGTTGACCGAACTGAAGATTGACCGTTCCTTTGTCATGAACCTGCCCCAGGACACCAGCGCCATTGCCATTGTTGACTCCGTGCTGACACTCTCAAAAAGTCTGAACCTGACCGTTGTGGCCGAAGGGGTGGAAACACCGCAGCAGGCAGCCTTTCTGACCGCCCGTCAGTGCCACCAGCTACAGGGCTACCTCTTCAGCAGACCGCTGGACCCGGCCGCCTTTGAGGCGTTTGTTGATTTTTCCTGTAAAACCGTCCGCTAG
- the nudC gene encoding NAD(+) diphosphatase — translation MSDSLFGASCKTPAAVAALKRQLKPAQPEHHRPYPETVNLPFNRQALPDGFVLHPTPQPRQDDDAVWVLLQGGTVLMRAEQDQLFLPQGPCPAWLNLKHPPLAFATLQGRPVQVAAVPSALQIPPELVAEPFNAFRERIAPELMTIAGIGKQLLHWQRMSRFCSHCNAALEQLPESWGKKCTVCNNEHYPHIHPCAIVLIRRDDQLLLIHKPEWPVGRYSLVAGFLDVGESLEECAIREAMEETGVTIRNVRYVASQAWPFPSQMMVGFVADYAYGDIKVDGNEIDDARWFTIGSLPSLPASRSIARFLIDSCR, via the coding sequence ATGTCTGATTCCCTGTTCGGCGCCTCCTGCAAAACGCCTGCTGCCGTTGCCGCCCTGAAGCGCCAGCTGAAACCGGCACAACCGGAACATCACCGTCCCTACCCGGAAACCGTAAACCTGCCCTTTAACCGTCAGGCACTGCCTGATGGCTTTGTGCTGCACCCCACCCCCCAGCCACGGCAAGATGACGATGCGGTCTGGGTATTGCTGCAGGGGGGCACCGTGCTGATGCGTGCAGAACAGGATCAGCTGTTCCTGCCGCAAGGCCCCTGCCCGGCCTGGCTGAACCTCAAACATCCCCCCTTGGCATTTGCGACACTGCAAGGACGTCCGGTACAGGTTGCCGCGGTCCCCTCCGCCCTGCAGATCCCGCCTGAGCTGGTGGCAGAACCGTTCAATGCCTTCCGGGAGCGGATTGCTCCGGAACTGATGACCATTGCCGGAATCGGCAAACAGCTGCTGCACTGGCAGCGGATGAGCCGTTTCTGTTCACACTGCAATGCTGCGCTGGAACAACTGCCTGAGAGCTGGGGCAAAAAGTGCACTGTCTGCAATAACGAGCACTACCCCCATATCCATCCCTGCGCCATTGTACTGATCCGGCGTGATGACCAACTCCTGCTGATCCATAAGCCGGAATGGCCGGTTGGACGTTACAGCCTGGTGGCGGGCTTTCTGGATGTCGGGGAATCACTGGAGGAGTGTGCCATACGGGAGGCGATGGAAGAGACCGGCGTGACCATACGCAACGTGCGCTACGTGGCCAGCCAGGCCTGGCCTTTTCCTTCGCAGATGATGGTTGGATTTGTGGCGGACTACGCCTACGGTGATATCAAGGTGGATGGCAACGAGATTGACGATGCGCGCTGGTTTACCATCGGCTCACTCCCCTCACTGCCTGCCAGCCGCAGCATCGCCCGTTTTCTGATCGACAGTTGCCGCTAA
- a CDS encoding diguanylate cyclase, with the protein MKRSGLLVGILFVLLLELLALAGIRYLYLDRREAFLKSGYNEMVHSYQSVFETYELFSRAVFNETINKPAVINLMQQASRADRQQQERLRQQLHAMMLPSYRELLQNHLNQIHFHLPDLTSFLRMHRPAVFGDNLASVRPALVVANKRHAYVSGFEVGRHEGGFRFIFPLFKDDDGFVGTVETSISFDSFTTQLRRRFAGEYMLLIKSDLTSQRLFNNVQSRMVPSPFSNGFLQAPITDDTHKDHLSSFEIHTVAAAVRTEFERAQAANRPVALAAGLKDSTVSVYLLPLTNIEGTPEAFLVQLNRDEKLQSLKEGYAIAAWSASLVALLGGGLMVSLYQRARAMRSLNRLFHQAIDALPYPFHIIDTRTYQVRVANRQSAKGVEHLEGKTCHALSQGCAETCGSSEHPCPIQMVLETGAAAVVEHSRYDENGEKKIVEIHGYPMQDEQGTITQCIEYVVDVTERRQLEQQLQRLADTDPLTGTANRRHFYDMLTVEISRSLRYGRQLSVLMLDLDHFKEINDTNGHDTGDRILSRLVALLQEVLRASDLLGRSGGDEFLILAPETDAVEARMLAEKLLVAVREGLRDPLAGQVSVSIGAATLLHGDGPDDLVKRADQALYRAKQHGRNRFEASEQ; encoded by the coding sequence GTGAAGCGATCAGGACTGCTGGTGGGTATCCTGTTTGTGCTGCTGCTGGAGCTGTTGGCCCTGGCCGGCATCCGCTATCTGTATCTTGACCGCCGCGAGGCCTTTCTCAAGTCCGGCTATAACGAGATGGTACACAGTTACCAGTCGGTGTTTGAAACCTACGAGCTGTTTTCCAGGGCGGTCTTTAACGAAACCATCAATAAGCCTGCTGTCATCAATCTGATGCAGCAGGCCTCCCGGGCAGATCGGCAACAGCAGGAGCGTCTGCGTCAGCAGTTACACGCCATGATGCTGCCATCCTACCGGGAATTGCTGCAGAACCACCTGAACCAGATCCATTTCCACCTGCCGGACCTGACCAGCTTTCTCAGGATGCACCGCCCTGCAGTCTTTGGTGACAACCTGGCCAGCGTCAGACCTGCCCTGGTTGTTGCCAATAAACGGCATGCCTATGTCAGCGGGTTTGAAGTCGGGCGCCATGAAGGCGGTTTCCGTTTTATCTTTCCGCTCTTCAAGGATGATGACGGTTTTGTCGGGACCGTCGAGACCAGCATCTCCTTTGACAGCTTCACCACCCAGCTGCGGCGCCGTTTTGCCGGCGAATACATGCTGCTGATCAAATCAGACCTGACCAGCCAGCGCTTGTTCAACAACGTGCAGTCCCGCATGGTTCCCAGCCCATTCAGCAACGGTTTTCTGCAGGCACCGATCACTGATGATACGCACAAGGATCACCTTTCCTCCTTTGAGATCCATACGGTCGCTGCTGCGGTCAGGACTGAATTTGAACGGGCCCAGGCCGCGAACCGTCCCGTTGCACTGGCTGCCGGACTTAAAGATAGTACCGTGTCGGTCTATCTGTTGCCCCTGACCAATATTGAAGGGACTCCCGAGGCCTTTCTGGTGCAGTTGAACCGTGACGAAAAGCTGCAATCCCTGAAAGAAGGGTATGCCATTGCGGCCTGGTCTGCCTCGCTGGTGGCACTCTTGGGCGGAGGGCTGATGGTGAGCCTCTATCAGCGGGCCAGGGCCATGCGCAGCCTGAACCGGCTGTTTCACCAGGCAATTGATGCACTGCCGTATCCGTTCCATATCATTGACACCCGCACCTACCAGGTCCGGGTAGCCAACCGGCAGTCCGCCAAAGGGGTGGAGCATCTGGAAGGAAAGACCTGTCATGCCTTGAGCCAGGGCTGTGCCGAGACCTGCGGCAGTAGTGAACATCCCTGTCCGATCCAGATGGTGCTGGAAACCGGAGCTGCAGCGGTGGTGGAGCATAGCCGCTATGATGAAAACGGCGAAAAGAAAATTGTAGAGATCCACGGCTATCCGATGCAGGATGAACAAGGCACGATCACCCAGTGCATTGAATATGTGGTTGATGTGACCGAACGCAGGCAGCTGGAACAGCAGCTGCAGCGTCTGGCAGATACTGATCCCCTGACCGGAACGGCCAACCGGCGCCATTTTTACGATATGCTGACAGTGGAGATCAGCCGCAGCCTGCGTTATGGCCGGCAACTGTCGGTCTTGATGCTTGATCTGGATCACTTTAAAGAGATTAACGACACCAACGGTCATGATACCGGCGACCGGATACTGTCGCGGCTGGTGGCGCTCCTGCAGGAGGTACTGCGCGCCAGTGACCTGCTGGGAAGGTCCGGGGGGGATGAGTTCCTGATCCTTGCCCCTGAAACCGATGCGGTTGAGGCGCGGATGCTGGCGGAAAAACTGCTGGTTGCGGTGCGGGAAGGGTTGCGTGATCCGCTGGCAGGTCAGGTCTCTGTGAGCATCGGTGCAGCAACCCTGCTGCACGGAGACGGGCCTGACGATCTTGTCAAACGCGCCGATCAGGCCTTGTACCGGGCCAAACAGCATGGCCGTAACCGGTTTGAGGCAAGTGAGCAGTAG
- a CDS encoding cofactor-independent phosphoglycerate mutase, with protein MKIIVLLGDGMSDEPCAELDGKTPLQAAQTPNMDRMARAGQVGLAKTVPDGLPPGSDVANLSVFGYDPRSCYTGRSPLEAISMGVQLGPHDVAFRMNLVTLTPHNGKIYMEDFSAGHIGSEESHQLIAILQAELGDERFEFHPGVGYRHLLVWRNGKDAMTATPPHDISGKKVLEYLPQGDGADELINLMNSSQMVLHNHPINKQRKERDELPATSIWLWGHGKSPVLQPYQEKFGLSGAVISAVDLMKGIGLCAGLEVINVPGATGYIDTNYTGKAEAALAALERLDFVYVHVEAPDEASHSGNLQHKIKAIEDFDQLVVGTVLAGAERFADLRILCCPDHPTPVQKMTHTSDPVPFVIYRPGQECGNGAAAYDEAQAKATGLFLAEGHGLMDLLTR; from the coding sequence ATGAAGATCATTGTCCTTCTGGGCGACGGCATGTCCGATGAGCCCTGTGCAGAACTGGACGGTAAGACCCCGCTGCAGGCAGCACAAACCCCCAACATGGACCGGATGGCCCGGGCCGGTCAGGTCGGTCTGGCCAAGACCGTGCCGGATGGCTTGCCCCCCGGCAGCGATGTGGCCAACCTGTCGGTCTTTGGCTATGACCCCCGCAGCTGCTATACCGGCCGTTCTCCCCTGGAGGCGATCAGTATGGGGGTGCAGCTCGGCCCCCATGATGTGGCCTTCAGGATGAACCTGGTCACCCTGACCCCCCACAACGGCAAGATCTACATGGAGGATTTCTCTGCCGGTCATATCGGCAGTGAAGAGTCCCATCAGCTGATCGCCATCCTGCAGGCTGAGCTGGGGGATGAACGTTTCGAGTTCCACCCTGGGGTGGGCTACCGTCATCTGCTGGTCTGGCGTAACGGCAAGGATGCCATGACCGCTACGCCACCCCATGATATCAGCGGCAAAAAGGTGCTGGAATACCTGCCTCAGGGGGATGGGGCCGACGAGCTGATCAACCTGATGAACTCCTCCCAGATGGTGCTGCATAATCACCCCATCAACAAGCAACGCAAGGAGCGGGATGAACTGCCCGCCACCTCGATCTGGCTCTGGGGGCATGGCAAGTCGCCGGTGCTGCAACCGTATCAGGAAAAATTCGGTCTGTCCGGCGCCGTGATCTCGGCCGTGGATTTGATGAAGGGGATCGGTCTCTGTGCCGGCCTGGAGGTGATCAACGTGCCGGGCGCCACCGGTTACATTGATACCAACTATACCGGCAAGGCCGAGGCTGCCCTGGCTGCCCTGGAGCGGCTTGACTTTGTCTATGTGCATGTTGAGGCGCCGGATGAGGCCTCCCACAGCGGTAATCTGCAGCATAAGATCAAGGCGATTGAGGATTTTGATCAACTGGTGGTGGGCACTGTGCTGGCCGGGGCGGAGCGTTTTGCGGACCTGCGTATCCTCTGCTGTCCGGATCACCCCACACCGGTCCAGAAGATGACCCATACCAGCGACCCGGTACCATTTGTCATCTACCGTCCGGGGCAGGAGTGCGGTAACGGAGCCGCTGCCTACGATGAAGCCCAGGCCAAGGCAACCGGGCTTTTCCTGGCTGAAGGGCATGGCTTGATGGATCTGCTGACCCGCTGA
- a CDS encoding metal-dependent transcriptional regulator: protein MKLSEHAEEILEAMWIAIEEEGAAFYDPARMELPEDDAACRELTAKSLVELRHGMLYFRQEGREEGKKTIRRHRLAERLMMDVFNIKGEEGDSKACQFEHLLNEGVDTKLCTMLNHPATCPHGKPIPPGDCCAEARQQGDLGVVPLTEFRSGQEGEIAYIQTEDSKKMQKLMAMGVLPGNRIILAQSFPSYIFRVGFSEFAIDTALAREIFVRRIER from the coding sequence ATGAAACTCTCTGAACATGCGGAAGAGATCCTTGAGGCGATGTGGATTGCCATTGAAGAGGAGGGGGCGGCCTTTTACGACCCCGCCAGGATGGAGCTTCCCGAGGATGATGCTGCCTGCCGGGAACTGACCGCAAAGTCGCTGGTCGAGCTGCGGCACGGCATGCTCTACTTCCGCCAGGAGGGCCGGGAGGAGGGCAAAAAGACCATCCGGCGCCACCGTCTGGCAGAACGTCTGATGATGGATGTCTTCAATATCAAGGGGGAAGAGGGGGACAGCAAGGCCTGCCAGTTTGAACATCTGCTGAATGAAGGGGTGGATACCAAGCTTTGCACCATGCTGAATCATCCGGCCACCTGCCCCCACGGCAAGCCGATCCCGCCCGGCGACTGCTGCGCCGAGGCACGCCAGCAGGGTGATCTGGGGGTGGTGCCGCTGACCGAGTTCAGGTCCGGCCAGGAGGGGGAGATCGCCTACATCCAGACCGAGGACAGCAAGAAGATGCAGAAACTGATGGCCATGGGGGTGCTGCCCGGCAACCGGATCATACTGGCTCAGTCCTTTCCGTCCTATATCTTCAGGGTCGGCTTTTCCGAGTTTGCCATTGATACGGCCCTGGCACGTGAGATCTTTGTCAGAAGGATCGAGCGGTAA
- the feoB gene encoding ferrous iron transport protein B, giving the protein MSASAVTSDSLQPPRRVALVGNPNVGKSVLFNALTGSYVTVSNYPGTSVEVSRGHATIAGQSWQVIDTPGMYAVHTITEEERVAREILLNEKPDVVLHVLDARNLERMLAMTIQLIEAGLPVVLVVNIMDEAERLGLSFDLPLLQQRLGIPVIAAATARKRGIEEIKTAIAEFGQSCGLPISYSRLLERDIAEVSRLLQGSYVLSRRALSLLLLQGDEEVSGLVAQGEGERYPALAEKVREIAFERRESFHLDLSMERKEIVNRLVRGVITLPDKRHETWGGRLSRLAVQPLTGIPLLFLTLYFGLYKFVGDFGAGTLVDFLEGELFEKLFNPWITTLLTGWIPWWWLQELLVGEYGIITLGLRYAVGIILPIVTTFFIFFSILEDAGYLPRLALLVDRGFKWFGLSGRSVIPMVLGFGCSTMATMVTRTLETVRERVIATLLLALAIPCSAQLGVILALLARTPGGLLVWIVCMTLLFVLVGVLAGKLMPGEAPMFYMELPPMRLPQLSNVLTKTYTRMQWYFLEILPLFVLASVLMWLGKITHGMEKLVNAMTPLMQGIGLPKEAAIAFIFGFFRRDYGAAGLYDLQSKGLLDGRQLTVAAVTLTLFIPCVAQFLMMLKERGWKVSLAIFVFVSLLAFGSGYLLNQVLVTTRLLG; this is encoded by the coding sequence ATGTCAGCTTCTGCGGTAACTTCCGATTCTCTTCAGCCGCCTCGCCGGGTTGCCCTGGTGGGGAACCCCAATGTGGGCAAGAGCGTCCTGTTTAATGCCCTGACCGGCAGCTATGTCACGGTTTCCAACTACCCCGGCACCTCGGTTGAGGTGTCGCGGGGACATGCCACGATAGCAGGCCAGAGCTGGCAGGTGATTGATACCCCCGGCATGTACGCGGTGCATACCATTACCGAGGAGGAACGGGTTGCCCGTGAGATCCTCCTGAATGAAAAACCGGATGTGGTGCTGCACGTGCTGGATGCCCGCAATCTGGAGCGGATGCTGGCCATGACGATCCAGTTGATCGAGGCCGGGTTGCCGGTGGTGCTGGTGGTCAATATCATGGATGAGGCTGAGCGGTTGGGGCTCTCCTTTGATCTGCCGCTGTTGCAGCAGCGCCTGGGTATTCCGGTGATCGCGGCGGCAACGGCCCGCAAGCGCGGGATTGAAGAGATCAAGACAGCCATTGCCGAGTTCGGCCAGAGCTGCGGTCTGCCGATCAGTTACAGTCGTCTGCTGGAGCGGGATATCGCCGAGGTGTCGCGGCTGCTGCAGGGCAGTTATGTGCTCTCCCGCCGGGCATTGTCGTTGCTGCTGTTGCAGGGGGATGAGGAGGTGAGCGGCCTGGTGGCGCAGGGGGAGGGGGAACGTTACCCGGCCCTGGCGGAGAAGGTGCGCGAGATCGCCTTTGAGCGGCGCGAATCGTTTCATCTGGATCTCTCCATGGAACGCAAGGAGATCGTCAACCGTCTGGTGCGGGGGGTGATTACCCTGCCGGACAAACGGCATGAAACCTGGGGCGGACGGCTTTCCCGGCTGGCTGTGCAGCCGTTGACCGGTATCCCCCTGTTGTTTCTGACGCTCTATTTCGGCCTCTACAAGTTTGTGGGGGATTTTGGCGCCGGTACCCTGGTGGATTTTCTGGAAGGGGAGCTGTTTGAAAAACTGTTCAACCCCTGGATCACCACGCTTTTGACCGGCTGGATTCCCTGGTGGTGGTTGCAGGAACTGCTGGTGGGGGAGTACGGCATCATCACCCTGGGGTTGCGGTATGCGGTGGGGATTATCCTGCCGATCGTGACCACCTTCTTTATCTTCTTTTCGATTCTGGAGGATGCCGGCTACCTGCCCCGTCTTGCCCTGTTGGTGGATCGCGGCTTCAAGTGGTTCGGCCTGTCCGGCCGTTCCGTCATCCCGATGGTGCTCGGGTTCGGCTGCAGCACCATGGCCACCATGGTGACCCGTACCCTGGAGACGGTGCGGGAGCGGGTGATCGCCACGCTGCTGCTGGCCCTGGCTATCCCCTGTTCCGCCCAGCTGGGGGTGATCCTGGCACTTTTGGCCCGTACCCCGGGCGGCCTGCTGGTCTGGATCGTCTGTATGACCCTGCTGTTTGTGCTGGTGGGGGTGCTGGCCGGGAAGCTGATGCCGGGCGAGGCGCCGATGTTTTATATGGAGCTGCCGCCGATGCGGCTGCCCCAGCTTTCCAACGTGCTGACCAAGACCTATACCCGCATGCAGTGGTATTTTCTGGAGATCCTGCCGCTGTTTGTGCTGGCCTCGGTGCTGATGTGGCTGGGCAAGATCACCCACGGCATGGAGAAGCTGGTTAATGCCATGACCCCGCTGATGCAGGGGATCGGCCTGCCCAAGGAGGCGGCGATTGCCTTTATCTTCGGCTTTTTCCGGCGGGATTACGGGGCAGCCGGGCTGTACGACCTGCAGAGCAAGGGGCTGCTGGATGGCCGTCAACTGACCGTTGCCGCGGTGACGCTGACCCTGTTCATCCCCTGTGTGGCGCAGTTTCTGATGATGTTGAAGGAGCGCGGCTGGAAGGTCTCGCTGGCGATCTTTGTCTTTGTCAGTCTGCTGGCCTTTGGCAGCGGGTATCTGTTGAATCAGGTGCTGGTGACGACCCGCTTATTGGGGTAG
- a CDS encoding Fur family transcriptional regulator codes for MILEKKKTFNAFAARQGLRSTRQRDVILDVFLATREHLSVEELYLKVKASHPGIGQATVYRTLKLFVEAGLAREMMLPDGQTRYEHQLVGEHHDHLICTGCNAIIEFEDETIEQLQREIAGRHGFSLTAHKMQLFGLCPACQVATA; via the coding sequence ATGATCCTGGAAAAGAAAAAGACGTTTAATGCCTTTGCCGCCCGGCAGGGGCTGCGCTCAACCCGCCAGCGTGATGTTATCCTGGATGTCTTCCTTGCTACCCGTGAACATTTAAGTGTTGAGGAGCTGTACCTGAAGGTGAAGGCATCCCATCCCGGTATCGGGCAGGCCACGGTTTACCGTACCCTGAAGCTGTTTGTGGAGGCCGGCCTGGCCCGTGAGATGATGTTGCCGGACGGTCAGACCCGTTATGAACATCAGCTGGTGGGGGAACACCATGACCATCTGATCTGTACCGGCTGTAACGCCATCATTGAGTTTGAGGATGAGACGATTGAGCAGCTGCAGCGCGAGATTGCCGGACGCCACGGTTTCAGTCTGACGGCCCATAAGATGCAGTTGTTCGGGCTCTGTCCAGCCTGTCAGGTGGCAACGGCGTAG
- a CDS encoding diacylglycerol/lipid kinase family protein, whose amino-acid sequence MQTVHVVFNPASGSYAPARAEQILTGLRAAGLDPQPLLPQTLAESMQAVAELCNRTTPPTIIAVGGDGTINTVINSMPQGRATLGIIPLGTANVMARELGISSQQDAIARIARGTLRPFSVGEASSAAGVRRFVLMAGIGADAAAVADVRPSEKRLLGKGAYILSALRQCLNWDSGSLTVTIGRHQHSCHSLLVANAAHYAGPYRLAPRASLFAPHFELVPLLFRGPSDLLRFAGSVFIHGTYEAADAFCTSQEPILIEGDKPVQLDGDSFGTTPLSIRLIPDFNQLIV is encoded by the coding sequence ATGCAGACCGTCCATGTTGTCTTTAACCCCGCCTCCGGCAGCTATGCCCCCGCCAGGGCGGAACAGATCCTTACCGGATTGCGGGCTGCCGGGCTTGACCCGCAACCCCTGCTTCCCCAAACCCTTGCAGAATCCATGCAGGCGGTGGCAGAACTCTGTAACCGGACCACTCCCCCCACCATTATCGCTGTCGGCGGTGACGGCACCATTAACACCGTCATCAACAGCATGCCGCAGGGCAGGGCCACCCTGGGGATCATCCCGCTTGGTACCGCCAATGTCATGGCCCGGGAACTGGGCATCTCCTCCCAGCAGGACGCCATTGCGCGAATAGCCCGCGGCACGTTGCGCCCCTTTTCCGTAGGTGAAGCCAGCTCCGCCGCCGGTGTCAGGCGCTTTGTCCTGATGGCCGGGATCGGTGCTGATGCCGCCGCCGTGGCGGATGTCCGGCCATCCGAAAAACGTCTGCTGGGTAAAGGGGCCTACATCCTCTCGGCGCTGCGCCAGTGCCTCAACTGGGACAGCGGCAGCTTGACCGTCACGATCGGTCGGCACCAGCACAGCTGCCACAGCCTGCTGGTGGCCAATGCCGCCCATTATGCCGGTCCCTACCGTCTTGCTCCCCGTGCCAGCCTGTTCGCCCCCCATTTTGAACTTGTCCCGCTGTTGTTTCGCGGTCCGTCGGATCTGCTCCGCTTTGCCGGCTCCGTCTTCATTCACGGAACATACGAAGCGGCTGATGCCTTCTGCACGTCTCAGGAACCGATCCTGATTGAAGGAGACAAACCGGTTCAACTGGATGGCGACTCCTTCGGTACAACGCCACTGAGCATCCGCCTGATACCTGATTTCAATCAATTGATTGTCTAG
- the trpC gene encoding indole-3-glycerol phosphate synthase TrpC — MSSTPDILKTIVVHKRDEVAAARLAASLDELKLRISDLEDTPRGFERHLREAVASDWTAIIAEVKKGSPSKGVIRDDFDPLEIAEIYQNNGATCLSVLTDEKFFLGHLRFLALIREQVGLPMLRKDFIIDPFQVYEARAAGADAILLIASILEPQQIVDLAGVARSVQLDVLLEVHDEAEMEVACSTDIGLIGVNNRNLRTFVTDLGTTERLAKMLPAGRLLVAESGINSRADIERLQAGGAGAFLVGESLMREEDIGAKLQELLS, encoded by the coding sequence ATGAGCTCTACGCCGGACATCCTTAAAACCATTGTTGTCCACAAACGGGACGAAGTTGCTGCGGCGCGCCTGGCGGCCTCGCTGGATGAGCTGAAGCTACGCATATCAGACCTTGAAGACACCCCCCGCGGCTTTGAACGGCACCTGCGCGAGGCGGTTGCCTCAGACTGGACCGCCATCATTGCCGAGGTCAAGAAAGGCTCCCCCAGCAAAGGGGTGATCCGGGACGATTTTGATCCGCTGGAGATCGCGGAGATCTACCAGAACAACGGTGCCACCTGTCTTTCCGTCCTGACCGATGAGAAGTTCTTTCTGGGGCATCTGCGTTTTCTGGCACTGATCCGTGAACAGGTCGGTCTGCCGATGCTGCGAAAAGACTTCATCATTGATCCGTTTCAGGTCTATGAAGCCCGTGCCGCCGGTGCCGATGCCATCCTGTTGATCGCCTCCATCCTGGAACCGCAGCAGATCGTTGACCTGGCCGGTGTTGCCCGATCCGTACAGCTGGACGTCCTGTTGGAGGTGCATGATGAAGCGGAGATGGAGGTGGCCTGCAGCACCGACATCGGCCTGATCGGCGTCAACAACCGCAACCTGCGCACCTTTGTCACCGATCTGGGCACCACCGAACGGCTGGCCAAAATGCTGCCTGCCGGACGTCTGCTGGTTGCTGAAAGCGGTATCAACAGCCGGGCTGATATTGAACGGCTGCAGGCCGGCGGTGCCGGTGCGTTTCTGGTTGGCGAATCCCTGATGCGGGAAGAAGATATCGGCGCAAAACTGCAAGAACTGCTCTCATAG